From a region of the Basfia succiniciproducens genome:
- the gyrA gene encoding DNA topoisomerase (ATP-hydrolyzing) subunit A yields the protein MTELVQDITPVSIEEELKSSYLDYAMSVIVGRALPDVRDGLKPVHRRVLFSMNQSGNTYNKSYVKSARVVGDVIGKYHPHGDSAVYDTIVRMAQPFSLRYMLVDGQGNFGSIDGDAPAAMRYTEVRMQRITQELLTDLDKETVDFSPNYDGKEMIPDVLPTKIPSLLVNGSSGIAVGMATNIPPHNLGEVMDGCLAYMDNEDISIDELMQFIPGPDFPTAALINGRRGIEEAYKTGRGKVYVRAKASVEINDKGREQIIITEIPYQVNKAKLVEKIGELVRDKKIEGIAGVLDLSNKEGIRLEIDIKRDAVGEVVLNHLYALTQMQVTFGINMVALDHGQPRLFNLKQIIEAFVKHRREVVTRRTVYELRKARERAHILEGLAIALANIDPVIELIRASKTADEARENLLSRAWSLGNVAPMLEAAGVDASRPDGLAAELGAHDGQYFLSETQARAILELRLHRLTGLEHEKIVEEYHEILLQIGELIRILTSSVRLNEVIREELELVKSTYNDERRTEITAASGDINLEDLIAQEDVVVTLSHEGYVKYQPLTDYEAQRRGGKGKSATKMKEDDFIERLLVANTHDTILCFSSRGRLYWLKVYQLPEASRGARGRPIVNILPLEDNERITAILPVASYDEDKFVVMATACGIVKKTALTEFSRPRANGIIAVNLRDEDELIGVDITDGSNEIMLFSSQGRVVRFAEAAVRAMGRTATGVRGIKLALTNDISDDESAVEIEEISDDNAEDTLDLNIDKVVSLVIPKNEGAILTATQNGYGKRTALNEYPTKSRNTKGVISIKVSERNGKVVAATQVEETDQIMLITDAGTLVRTRVSEVSIVGRNTQGVRLIRTAEDEHVVSLERVAEPEEDEFDAESPETAVENSEE from the coding sequence ATGACTGAATTAGTCCAAGATATAACCCCCGTTAGTATTGAAGAAGAACTGAAATCTTCATATCTCGATTATGCAATGTCCGTTATTGTCGGTCGTGCATTGCCTGATGTGCGTGACGGTTTGAAACCGGTTCATCGCCGCGTACTTTTCTCCATGAACCAAAGTGGTAACACCTATAATAAATCTTACGTAAAATCCGCCCGTGTTGTGGGGGATGTAATCGGTAAATACCACCCTCATGGCGACAGTGCCGTATATGACACTATCGTACGTATGGCTCAGCCCTTCTCATTGCGTTATATGTTGGTTGACGGCCAAGGTAACTTTGGTTCTATTGACGGCGATGCGCCCGCCGCTATGCGTTATACCGAAGTACGTATGCAGCGCATTACTCAGGAATTATTAACCGATTTGGATAAAGAAACGGTAGATTTCTCACCAAACTATGACGGTAAAGAAATGATTCCTGACGTGTTACCGACTAAAATTCCGTCTCTTTTGGTTAACGGATCTTCCGGTATCGCAGTAGGTATGGCTACAAATATTCCGCCGCATAACTTAGGCGAAGTAATGGACGGCTGTCTTGCCTACATGGATAACGAAGATATCAGTATTGACGAGTTAATGCAGTTTATTCCCGGTCCCGACTTCCCTACCGCCGCCTTGATTAACGGTCGCCGCGGTATTGAAGAAGCCTATAAGACCGGGCGCGGCAAAGTTTATGTGCGCGCAAAAGCAAGTGTCGAAATTAATGACAAAGGCCGCGAACAAATCATTATCACGGAAATCCCTTACCAGGTAAATAAAGCGAAGCTGGTAGAAAAAATCGGTGAATTAGTGCGTGATAAAAAAATTGAGGGTATTGCCGGCGTTTTAGATCTTTCCAACAAGGAAGGGATTCGCCTTGAAATCGATATCAAACGGGATGCCGTAGGCGAAGTGGTATTAAACCATTTATATGCGTTAACTCAAATGCAAGTGACCTTCGGTATTAACATGGTTGCATTGGATCACGGTCAGCCCCGCCTGTTCAACTTAAAACAAATTATTGAAGCCTTTGTAAAACACCGTCGTGAAGTGGTGACCCGCCGTACGGTTTACGAATTGCGCAAAGCGCGGGAACGGGCGCATATTTTAGAAGGTTTAGCTATTGCACTGGCTAACATTGACCCGGTTATCGAATTGATCCGCGCTTCAAAAACAGCGGATGAAGCGCGCGAAAACCTATTATCCCGCGCCTGGTCTTTAGGCAACGTGGCGCCTATGCTGGAGGCGGCGGGTGTTGATGCATCCCGTCCCGACGGTTTAGCCGCGGAACTCGGCGCCCATGACGGTCAATATTTTTTATCAGAAACTCAGGCTCGCGCAATTCTTGAATTACGGCTGCACCGTTTAACCGGCTTAGAACATGAAAAAATCGTCGAAGAATACCATGAAATTTTACTTCAAATCGGCGAATTAATCCGTATTTTAACCAGCTCGGTGCGGTTAAACGAAGTGATTCGTGAAGAATTGGAATTAGTTAAATCCACTTACAACGATGAACGTCGTACGGAAATTACCGCTGCTTCAGGCGACATTAATCTTGAAGATTTAATTGCTCAGGAAGATGTTGTAGTAACACTTTCTCATGAAGGTTATGTAAAATATCAACCGCTTACCGATTACGAAGCGCAACGTCGCGGCGGTAAAGGTAAATCGGCGACCAAAATGAAGGAAGACGACTTCATCGAAAGATTATTAGTGGCGAACACCCATGATACAATCCTTTGTTTCTCAAGCCGCGGTCGTTTATATTGGCTGAAAGTTTATCAATTACCGGAAGCCAGCCGTGGTGCTCGCGGTCGCCCTATCGTGAATATTCTTCCGTTAGAAGACAATGAACGTATTACGGCTATTCTTCCGGTGGCAAGCTATGACGAAGATAAATTCGTTGTAATGGCAACCGCCTGCGGTATTGTGAAAAAAACCGCTTTAACGGAATTCAGCCGCCCGCGTGCTAACGGTATTATTGCGGTGAATTTACGCGATGAGGACGAATTAATCGGTGTTGATATTACCGACGGTTCAAACGAAATTATGCTGTTCTCTTCTCAGGGCCGTGTAGTTCGTTTTGCCGAAGCGGCAGTACGCGCGATGGGACGTACCGCAACCGGTGTCCGCGGTATCAAACTTGCCTTGACCAACGATATTTCCGATGATGAAAGTGCGGTGGAAATTGAGGAAATTTCTGATGATAATGCAGAAGACACATTAGATCTCAATATCGACAAAGTGGTTTCATTGGTTATTCCGAAAAATGAAGGTGCAATCCTGACTGCAACACAAAACGGTTACGGCAAACGTACCGCTTTAAACGAATACCCGACTAAATCGCGTAATACAAAAGGTGTGATTTCAATTAAGGTTAGTGAGCGAAACGGTAAAGTTGTAGCGGCGACCCAAGTTGAAGAAACCGACCAAATCATGTTAATCACCGATGCGGGAACCCTCGTTCGCACTCGTGTCAGCGAAGTGAGTATTGTCGGACGTAACACCCAGGGCGTACGTTTAATCCGTACGGCGGAAGACGAACACGTTGTAAGTTTAGAACGTGTCGCCGAACCGGAAGAAGACGAATTTGACGCTGAATCCCCTGAAACTGCGGTTGAAAATTCAGAAGAATAA
- the fur gene encoding ferric iron uptake transcriptional regulator produces the protein MSEENIKLLKKAGLKITEPRLTILALMQEHKMQHFSAEDVYKLLLEKGEEIGLATVYRVLNQFDEAHILIRHNFEGNKSVFELCPTEHHDHIICVDCGKVFEFNDDIIEKRQQEISREHGIQLQTHSLYLYGKCADIDKCDK, from the coding sequence ATGTCTGAAGAAAATATCAAGCTGCTTAAAAAAGCAGGTCTTAAAATTACAGAACCGCGCTTGACGATCTTAGCATTAATGCAAGAGCATAAAATGCAGCACTTCTCTGCTGAAGACGTTTATAAACTTCTATTGGAAAAAGGTGAAGAAATCGGTTTGGCTACGGTTTATCGCGTGTTAAACCAATTTGATGAAGCCCATATTCTTATTCGTCATAATTTTGAAGGCAATAAGTCCGTATTTGAATTATGCCCAACTGAACATCATGATCATATTATCTGTGTGGACTGCGGTAAAGTATTTGAATTTAATGACGATATTATCGAGAAACGACAACAGGAAATCAGCCGCGAACACGGTATTCAGTTACAAACCCACAGTCTGTATTTATACGGCAAATGCGCCGATATAGATAAATGCGATAAATAA
- the fldA gene encoding flavodoxin FldA: protein MAIVGLFYGSDTGNTENVAKMIQKQLGNELVDIRDIAKSTKEDIEAYDFLMFGIPTWYYGEAQCDWDDFFPTLEQIDFTDKLVAIFGCGDQEDYADYFCDAMGTVREIVEQRGAIIVGNWPTEGYSFESSRALINNDTFVGLCIDEDRQPELTTERVNTWVKQVYDEMCLAELA from the coding sequence ATGGCAATTGTTGGTTTATTTTATGGTAGTGACACAGGCAATACGGAAAATGTTGCTAAAATGATCCAAAAACAATTAGGAAATGAATTAGTTGATATTCGTGATATAGCCAAGAGCACAAAAGAAGACATTGAAGCCTACGACTTCTTAATGTTCGGTATTCCGACCTGGTACTACGGCGAAGCGCAATGCGATTGGGACGATTTTTTTCCGACGTTAGAACAAATTGATTTTACCGATAAATTAGTGGCGATTTTTGGTTGCGGCGACCAAGAAGATTATGCGGATTATTTCTGCGACGCGATGGGAACCGTGCGCGAAATCGTAGAACAGCGCGGCGCAATTATTGTCGGTAACTGGCCAACGGAAGGCTATTCTTTCGAATCTTCCCGTGCTCTAATTAATAACGATACTTTTGTAGGTTTATGTATTGACGAAGACCGCCAACCGGAATTAACGACCGAGCGTGTCAATACTTGGGTTAAACAGGTTTATGATGAAATGTGTTTAGCGGAATTAGCCTAA
- the ybfE gene encoding LexA regulated protein, which produces MAKQDADYITLDLFANVPKIGRPKTNPLSREQQIRINKRNQLKRDKSSGLKRVELKLHTDLVRQLEDLASQQQISRAEVIEKILQNYFNIQENR; this is translated from the coding sequence ATGGCAAAACAAGATGCAGATTATATAACTTTAGATCTGTTCGCTAATGTGCCGAAAATAGGACGCCCGAAAACAAATCCACTGAGCCGCGAACAACAAATCAGAATAAATAAACGCAATCAACTCAAACGTGATAAATCAAGCGGTCTAAAACGTGTTGAATTGAAATTGCATACTGATTTAGTTCGGCAGTTAGAAGATTTAGCGTCTCAGCAGCAGATTAGTCGAGCGGAAGTTATCGAGAAAATTTTACAAAATTATTTCAATATTCAAGAAAATAGGTAA
- a CDS encoding alpha/beta fold hydrolase: protein MKLLNYQFHQLKQPSNQATMVFIHGLFGDMNNLGIIARAFSDAYNILRLDLRNHGQSFHADEMNYSLMAQDIIHLLETLQLTKVILIGHSMGGKAAMKTAALRPDLVEKLICIDIGPIAYAHRWHDDVFAGLFAVKNAQASSRQEAKPILASYIKDEGVIQFMLKSFDGNAAEKFRFNLTALFNNYGQIMGWEEVFFDKPTLFIKGGNSDYLQSGYGTRILAQFPQASSFTINGSGHWVHAEKPEFVVRAIQRFLESN, encoded by the coding sequence ATGAAATTACTCAATTATCAGTTTCATCAATTAAAACAACCTTCTAATCAAGCTACAATGGTTTTCATTCACGGCTTATTCGGCGACATGAATAATCTGGGAATTATTGCCCGAGCTTTTAGCGACGCTTATAATATTTTACGTTTGGATTTGCGCAATCACGGACAAAGTTTTCATGCCGACGAAATGAATTATTCATTAATGGCGCAAGACATTATTCATTTACTTGAAACCCTGCAATTAACGAAGGTTATTTTAATCGGACATTCCATGGGCGGCAAAGCGGCAATGAAAACAGCTGCGCTGCGCCCCGATTTGGTGGAAAAGCTGATTTGTATCGATATCGGTCCGATTGCTTACGCCCATCGTTGGCATGACGACGTATTTGCCGGTTTGTTCGCGGTGAAAAATGCGCAAGCATCCTCCCGCCAAGAAGCTAAACCTATTTTGGCAAGCTATATTAAAGACGAAGGCGTGATTCAGTTTATGCTAAAATCCTTTGACGGTAATGCGGCGGAAAAATTTCGCTTTAATTTAACCGCACTTTTTAATAATTACGGGCAAATTATGGGCTGGGAGGAGGTCTTTTTCGACAAGCCGACCTTATTCATCAAAGGCGGAAATTCGGATTATCTCCAATCCGGATACGGCACGCGGATTTTAGCTCAATTTCCGCAAGCTTCCTCCTTCACCATAAACGGTAGCGGACATTGGGTTCATGCGGAAAAACCGGAGTTTGTCGTAAGGGCGATTCAACGGTTTTTAGAATCAAATTAA
- the seqA gene encoding replication initiation negative regulator SeqA: protein MKIIEVDEELYQYIASQTKSIGESASDILRRLLNLPVSGVNLTAVDLTQSTMNSTNEEKGTQLPAEKNVVAETPKPSSEQEIRTPARKQSTQSIQHIVTKVKNLLQSEAFQEESKMVVRFLNILSVLYRTNPESFAQATEQETSQGRTRTYYARDEATLLAAGNHTKPRQIPDTPYWVITNTNSGRKMLMLERTMQFMELPEELIDEVRPYFAVV, encoded by the coding sequence ATGAAAATTATTGAAGTAGATGAAGAACTTTATCAGTACATTGCCAGCCAGACTAAATCAATCGGTGAAAGTGCATCGGATATTTTGCGTCGTCTATTGAATTTGCCGGTATCCGGCGTAAATTTAACTGCGGTGGATTTAACTCAATCAACGATGAATTCAACTAACGAGGAAAAAGGAACGCAATTGCCGGCGGAAAAAAATGTCGTTGCGGAAACGCCGAAACCTTCTTCCGAACAGGAAATTAGAACCCCGGCGCGCAAACAATCAACGCAATCCATTCAACATATTGTGACGAAAGTGAAGAATTTGTTGCAGTCGGAAGCTTTTCAGGAAGAAAGCAAAATGGTGGTGCGCTTTTTAAATATTTTATCCGTATTGTACCGCACGAATCCGGAAAGTTTTGCACAGGCAACGGAGCAGGAAACCTCGCAAGGGCGTACCAGAACCTATTATGCCCGGGATGAGGCGACCTTGCTTGCGGCGGGCAATCATACCAAACCGCGTCAAATTCCCGATACGCCTTATTGGGTGATAACCAATACCAACAGCGGTCGTAAAATGTTAATGCTTGAACGTACCATGCAATTTATGGAATTGCCGGAAGAATTGATTGACGAAGTCAGACCTTATTTTGCCGTCGTTTAA
- the menE gene encoding o-succinylbenzoate--CoA ligase, with product MFPWLNYANSAPYQNKTALRDDLQGEVFTWSQLAQRIEQTRLSLQRQGLSMGQGIALCGKNSMDLLCFYLAGLQFGLRVLGINPAFPVEKINRLCELNDISLRIDFSSSQYHCRGLKNSAKNDRTFTLTEGYTMTLTSGSTGLPKAVVHSVNAHLANAVGVSELMRFGANDSWLLSLPLYHVSGQGILWRWLQQGGELVLPQADFYASVIGVSHVSLVPTQLQRLLSYLAEHPNKFVCTKHILLGGSQIPLELTRQANRLDIQCYSGYGMTEMGSTVFAKESDETAGVGLPLKGREYRLVDDEIWLKGAGLAEGYWIDQKIRPLTNKQGWFQTKDKGQWLNNELVLLGRLDNMFISGGENIQPEEIENIIQGYELVNQVFILPRDDAEFGQRPVAMIQFNLDADTENNFKSAVEKLKIWLSDKIERFKQPVAYFPLDVEKARQEGTIKISRNLLKTELMTLLGK from the coding sequence ATGTTTCCTTGGCTGAATTATGCGAATTCGGCACCGTACCAAAATAAAACCGCCTTGCGAGATGATTTGCAAGGCGAAGTTTTTACTTGGTCGCAATTAGCCCAACGCATTGAGCAAACCCGTCTCTCATTACAACGGCAAGGTTTGAGTATGGGACAGGGTATTGCTTTATGCGGTAAAAACAGCATGGATTTATTATGTTTTTATTTAGCGGGGCTACAGTTTGGTTTGCGGGTGTTGGGCATAAACCCGGCATTTCCGGTTGAAAAAATTAATCGGTTATGCGAATTGAACGATATCAGCTTGCGCATTGATTTTTCTTCTTCTCAATATCATTGCCGGGGACTAAAAAATTCGGCAAAAAACGACCGCACTTTTACTTTAACCGAAGGCTATACCATGACTTTAACCTCGGGTTCCACCGGTTTGCCGAAAGCGGTGGTGCATTCCGTCAATGCACATTTGGCTAATGCTGTTGGTGTGAGCGAGTTAATGCGGTTTGGCGCTAATGATAGCTGGTTGTTGTCGTTACCGCTGTATCATGTCTCCGGGCAGGGTATTCTTTGGCGTTGGTTGCAGCAGGGCGGCGAGCTTGTTTTGCCGCAAGCGGATTTTTATGCTTCGGTTATCGGTGTCAGTCATGTTTCTCTGGTGCCAACCCAGTTACAGCGTTTATTGAGCTATTTGGCGGAACATCCGAATAAGTTTGTTTGTACCAAGCACATTTTATTAGGCGGTTCGCAAATTCCCCTCGAATTAACCCGGCAAGCCAACCGGTTAGACATACAATGTTATTCGGGTTATGGTATGACGGAAATGGGGTCTACGGTTTTTGCCAAAGAAAGTGATGAAACCGCCGGTGTGGGGTTGCCATTAAAGGGTAGAGAATACCGACTTGTTGATGATGAAATCTGGTTAAAAGGTGCCGGGCTGGCCGAGGGGTATTGGATCGATCAAAAAATCCGGCCTTTAACGAATAAACAAGGTTGGTTTCAAACTAAAGATAAAGGGCAATGGTTGAACAATGAATTAGTCTTGCTTGGCAGATTAGATAATATGTTCATTTCCGGCGGTGAGAATATTCAGCCTGAAGAAATTGAAAATATCATCCAAGGCTATGAACTTGTCAACCAAGTGTTTATTTTGCCAAGGGATGATGCGGAATTCGGGCAGCGTCCCGTTGCGATGATCCAATTTAATTTGGATGCCGATACGGAAAATAATTTTAAAAGTGCGGTAGAAAAATTGAAAATTTGGTTGTCAGATAAAATTGAACGTTTTAAACAACCGGTTGCCTATTTTCCGCTCGATGTAGAAAAAGCCCGGCAAGAAGGCACCATTAAAATCTCAAGAAATTTATTAAAAACAGAATTAATGACTTTATTAGGAAAGTGA
- the mscK gene encoding mechanosensitive channel MscK, with translation MIRIIRSFGLALSLVFAFVGSTLAADLPTEKSLQAQIEQLQKDEQTEVNKALVQNLQDAQELLAQIAKQKADNEKLNKDIDRSTRTLAESKANIERFKKQEKTVEQLKEDFRKLSLTTLQDRSESATENLQNLQAELLTLNANLSGQKTAPERAQAALTENLKQSQALNSQLSNVNIEKTLQTKLTAQLALLELKNAYNQILLYGNNALTNLYTSQVNEKTLEQTQLQKQLTALQDIINEKNLEKTQEQVEKATESQQKSAATNTNPVIVRELDLNTAVTKDLLEQTTKLNALSQDNLRVKGILDNLQQTQHNIEEQISALQGTLVLSRIINKQQQSLPQDSMIKGLPKQIADLRVKIFDITEFKNNVNNAPAYIASLEKSDKVTFTDAEKNQLTDILAARDKVLTDLLKQLNGQLNVSINLELNQQQVQTISDALQSKLKQQSFWVKSNSNIDLKWLQDAPMLIRYQLRGIGNTFDFSNWRDNLVPAVFWILLLIALTAIIHRKKEKIKQQLTRINNKIKSLGTDNQWNTPLAIFWTIILCLPSTFMFLAVFILVTYICFQDPTQVWPWGLKMSVYWLFFAFLLAMLRPNGIGYTHFGMPKQSNETFRKILKQSVWVIALLLNTSIFTNLEMGVTYDVLGQAMTIIVLIVTIFIVAPGFRKAISTYQEATNNDKQGTHTYVLYLIRAVLLLAPIILIVLIAVGYYYTALVLIEHLVATYFAVITWVIFRNIIQRAFSVTSRRLAAKRLQEKREQARAKAEASEHPEGDSGEVILEVKEETLAVSEVKQQISKITDFLLWLCLFGLLYWVWSDLVTVAYYLDGVTLWKQSVTTESGTVMESVTLFNLLIAILVLFATYVLVRNIGGVLEVLIFSNLKLSQGTPYTITTLLTYAVIALGASFAFGTLGMSWSKLQWLFAALSVGLGFGMQEIFANFVSGIIILFERPVRIGDVITLGEFNGTVSKIRIRATTLVDFDGKEVIVPNKAFVTERLVNWALSDTVTRVIIRVGVAYGSDLELTKKLLLQAANDCDKVLKTPSPVVYFLTFGASTLDHELRVYVGNLSDRNPTIDFLNNRINTLLAQHNIEIAFNQLDVFIKNQNADEEVKLGNEQLKLQK, from the coding sequence ATGATAAGAATCATCCGTTCTTTTGGGTTGGCTTTAAGCTTGGTATTTGCCTTTGTCGGAAGTACGCTTGCGGCGGATTTGCCAACCGAGAAGTCTTTGCAGGCGCAAATTGAACAGCTACAAAAAGATGAGCAGACCGAGGTTAATAAAGCGCTTGTACAAAATTTACAAGATGCACAGGAATTATTAGCGCAGATTGCCAAACAAAAAGCGGATAATGAAAAATTAAATAAAGATATTGATCGGTCAACCAGAACATTGGCAGAGAGTAAAGCCAATATCGAGCGTTTCAAAAAACAGGAAAAAACCGTCGAGCAGTTAAAAGAGGATTTTCGTAAGTTAAGCCTGACGACATTACAAGACAGAAGTGAGTCGGCGACAGAGAATTTGCAAAATTTACAGGCGGAGCTGCTTACTTTAAATGCTAATTTGTCCGGGCAAAAAACCGCACCGGAGCGTGCACAAGCGGCGTTGACGGAGAATTTAAAACAATCTCAGGCATTAAATAGCCAGCTTTCAAACGTTAATATTGAGAAGACTTTACAAACTAAATTAACGGCGCAACTTGCCTTATTAGAACTCAAAAATGCCTACAATCAGATTTTACTGTATGGTAATAATGCATTAACCAACCTCTATACCAGCCAGGTGAATGAGAAGACGTTAGAGCAAACTCAGTTACAAAAGCAACTGACGGCGTTACAAGATATTATTAACGAAAAAAATTTAGAAAAAACTCAGGAACAGGTTGAAAAAGCTACCGAGTCTCAGCAAAAAAGCGCGGCGACGAATACAAATCCGGTGATTGTTCGGGAGTTGGATCTAAATACTGCCGTTACTAAAGATTTATTGGAGCAAACTACCAAACTCAACGCATTATCGCAGGATAATTTGCGTGTCAAAGGCATACTCGATAATCTGCAACAAACTCAGCATAATATTGAAGAACAAATCAGTGCGTTGCAAGGCACTTTGGTTTTATCCCGTATTATTAATAAACAGCAGCAATCGTTGCCACAGGATTCTATGATTAAAGGGCTGCCGAAACAGATTGCGGATTTGCGGGTAAAGATTTTTGATATCACCGAGTTTAAGAACAATGTCAATAATGCGCCGGCTTATATTGCTAGTTTAGAGAAAAGCGATAAAGTCACCTTTACGGATGCCGAGAAAAACCAATTAACGGATATTTTAGCCGCCCGGGATAAAGTGTTGACGGATTTGCTTAAACAATTAAACGGTCAATTAAATGTTTCTATTAATTTAGAACTGAATCAGCAACAGGTTCAAACTATCAGTGACGCTTTGCAATCCAAGCTGAAGCAACAGAGTTTCTGGGTTAAAAGTAATAGCAATATCGATTTGAAATGGCTGCAGGACGCGCCGATGTTGATTCGGTATCAATTACGCGGTATCGGCAATACTTTTGATTTTTCAAACTGGCGGGATAATCTTGTTCCTGCGGTTTTCTGGATTTTATTATTAATTGCATTGACGGCGATTATTCATAGAAAAAAAGAGAAGATCAAACAACAGTTAACCCGTATTAATAATAAAATTAAGTCATTAGGTACGGATAATCAGTGGAATACGCCTTTGGCGATTTTCTGGACGATTATTTTGTGTTTGCCAAGTACCTTCATGTTCTTAGCCGTATTTATTTTAGTAACTTATATTTGTTTTCAGGATCCGACACAGGTATGGCCTTGGGGCTTAAAAATGTCGGTGTACTGGTTGTTTTTCGCCTTTTTGCTGGCGATGTTGCGCCCGAACGGTATCGGCTATACCCATTTCGGTATGCCGAAACAAAGTAACGAAACTTTCCGTAAAATATTAAAACAGTCGGTGTGGGTGATTGCATTATTGTTGAATACGTCTATTTTCACTAATTTGGAAATGGGCGTGACTTATGATGTGCTCGGACAAGCGATGACTATTATCGTATTGATAGTCACTATTTTTATAGTTGCGCCGGGCTTCCGTAAAGCGATTTCGACTTATCAAGAAGCCACCAATAATGATAAGCAAGGTACGCATACTTATGTCTTATATCTTATCCGCGCGGTATTATTGCTGGCGCCGATTATTTTAATTGTGCTTATTGCGGTCGGTTATTATTACACTGCACTGGTACTCATTGAGCATTTGGTCGCTACTTATTTTGCAGTAATTACCTGGGTTATTTTCCGCAATATAATTCAACGCGCATTTTCCGTAACCTCCCGTCGTTTAGCGGCGAAACGTTTACAGGAAAAACGTGAACAAGCCAGAGCGAAAGCGGAAGCCAGCGAACATCCGGAGGGGGATAGCGGCGAAGTCATCTTAGAGGTTAAAGAAGAAACTTTGGCGGTGAGCGAAGTAAAACAACAAATCTCAAAAATCACAGACTTCCTGTTATGGCTTTGTTTATTCGGACTGCTTTATTGGGTGTGGTCGGATTTAGTGACGGTGGCTTATTATTTAGACGGCGTAACTTTATGGAAACAGTCGGTAACTACCGAATCGGGTACCGTTATGGAGTCCGTCACTTTATTTAATTTATTAATCGCTATCTTGGTATTATTCGCCACTTACGTATTAGTACGAAATATCGGTGGTGTGTTGGAAGTATTAATATTCTCTAACCTAAAACTCTCGCAAGGGACGCCTTATACGATAACGACCTTATTAACCTATGCGGTTATTGCCTTAGGGGCTAGTTTCGCATTCGGGACTTTGGGTATGTCGTGGTCAAAACTTCAATGGCTGTTTGCCGCACTTTCCGTGGGGTTGGGGTTCGGTATGCAGGAAATTTTTGCGAACTTCGTTTCCGGTATCATTATTTTGTTTGAACGTCCGGTGCGGATCGGTGATGTGATCACTTTAGGCGAATTTAACGGCACAGTATCTAAAATCCGAATTCGCGCAACCACGTTGGTTGATTTTGACGGAAAAGAAGTAATCGTGCCGAATAAAGCCTTTGTAACGGAACGCTTGGTAAACTGGGCGTTATCAGATACGGTAACAAGGGTGATTATTCGCGTTGGTGTTGCCTATGGTTCGGATCTTGAATTAACGAAGAAATTATTGCTGCAAGCGGCAAATGATTGCGATAAAGTACTGAAAACACCGAGTCCGGTGGTGTATTTTTTAACTTTCGGTGCAAGTACGTTGGATCATGAGTTACGGGTTTATGTGGGTAATCTTTCCGATCGTAATCCAACCATTGATTTCCTGAATAATCGAATTAATACGTTATTAGCGCAGCACAATATTGAAATCGCGTTTAATCAGTTAGATGTATTTATCAAAAATCAAAACGCCGATGAAGAAGTGAAATTAGGCAACGAACAATTAAAATTACAAAAATAA